The genomic window CGTTCTGCATTTTGTTGAATAATGGTTGTGCATGCTCCTCGCTTTTCAAAAGCAACAATTTTTAAATGCGGAAATTGCTGTTTCGCTTCAATAGCTACAGAGCCTGTGCAAGCACCAATATCCCAAAAAACATTTTTATTTTGTAATGCTAATGCACTTATGGTACTTAAACGAATAGGCATTTTGGTAATCATATTTGCTCTATTTTCTAACGGAATAAAAGCAGCATCTGGAATACCAAAGGGTTTGTCTTTAGCTGTTGTTTCTTTTAATAACACACAGTTTAATGCGTTATGTGTTTTGGTTGTACAAGCCGACAAATCGAGTTGCTCAATATGTTCTTCATTTCCATCTAAAGCTTCACCAATAGTAATCGAATAATTATCGAAACCATATTGTAACATGCGTTTCGCAATTACTGCTGGTGTTTTTTTATTGTCGGTTAACAAACCAATCAATTCATTTCTATTGATTAATGCTTCATCTAAAGCCGACCAATCTCTACCGTGAATCGATATTGATTTTAGGTTGTTATAATTCGTTTGTATTTTATGACATAATAACTGAATACTATTGAAATAAGGAAAAGCTTTTAGTTTTGCATTAGGTAATAAACGTTGTAACGTGTTTCCGAAACCATAGAAAAAAGGATCTCCAGAAGTGAAAATGACAATAGACGAATTAAAGCCGCTATATTTTTTGATGAGTACGTCCATCTTTCCTGAGATTTCAATCCAAGTATGAATTTTCGGTAAGAACGATTTTACCAATTCATAATGACGTTTCCCTCCAGAAAAAGCAACTGACTTCTTAATTAATTCCAAGACATCTTCATTCAATTTTGGAGTAGGATGATTGCTAATTCCAATTAAATAAAAATCGATATGTTTATCATTTTGTATCATTTACAAATACGATTCTTTAATTACCACATCGTTAATGTTCTTACGTTTTTCCCATTGTAAACGTTCTAATTCTGGGTTTTCATAAAATTCATCGACATGCCCTAAACATAAATAACCTATCAATTGTCTATCTTTTGGTGCTTTTAATATGGTTTTAATGGTATCGGGATTTAAAATACTCACCCAACCTAAACCAATATCTAACGCTCTCGCCATTAACCACATATTTTGGATCGCACAAACAACAGAATATACACCAGCTTCTTTCATTGCAGTTTGTCCTAAAACAGGGTGTTCACTAGGCTTATAAAAAACAGCAATATTTAAAGCAGATTCAACAATACCTTCTAATTTTAATTGGGTATAAGCATCTATTTTATTTCCTTCAAAAAGGGTTTTAGCTTTTTCATTTTCTTCAAAAAAACTGTCTTTTACTTTATTTCTAATATCTAAATCTTTAATGACAACAAACTCCCAAGGTTGCGAAAAACCAACCGAAGGTGCGTTTACTCCAGCAAATAGAATTTTATCTAGATCGGCTTTAGCAATCGATTTATTTATAAAACGATTCCCTCTAACGTCTCTACGTGCAAGTATTATTTGCTCTAAGGTTTCAATATGTTCTGGAGTAAATTTGTTCATCTTTTAAGATTTAAAATAAGTTGAAGCTTCGGGTAATGTAAAAGCAGCATTAACAATGGCTGCGGCAACATTGCTTCCGCCTCTGTTACCTTCTATAATGACCCAGTTTGTATTATTCGTTTGTGATAATTGCTCTTTAGCTTCTAAAACATTTACAAACCCAACAGGTACACCAACAACTCCTGCAGGTTTAAAATTGTTGTTAGCTCTAATTTGATCTACGATTTCGAATAAAGCCGTAGGCGCATTTCCCACAACATATAAAGCATTCGGATGTTTTTCAATAGCTTTTCTAATACCTGCTTGCGAACGCGTAATATTTTCTGATTTTGCTAAGAGTTGTACGTCTTCGTCATTTAATAAACAGTGTATCTGATTACCGAATTCCTTAGTGAACGCTTTTGTTATTCCAGCTTGTACCATCGTAACATCTGTTACAATTTCTCCTCCGTTTTTAAGATGATGATGCCAGTTTTCAATGGCTTTTGAAGTCGCAGAATAATGATTAAAATCTTCTAAAATCCCTGTGGTATGAATCACTCGCGTTATCGCCCATTTATCAGCTATAGAAAATAGCAAATCTTTAATATGTTCTGTAACAATTCTAAAACTTTCTTGCTGAATTTCTTTACCCGTATGTGGTTTTCTGTTCAGATAACCTCGTGGTGTAACCAAGTAGTCTTTAAAACGATACGTTTGAGAGTTTCCAATCATCACCAAACAAAACATATCGACATCTTCAGGATTAAATTCACCTAAAGTGGTAATTTTAAGTGCTTCTTCTGGTCGTGTTACGTGCCTTATAATTGCAACAGGCGTATTAGGTGAACGCTCTGATAAAAATATTTTCTGCAATCTACCTAATTGCCAATGTCTTTTTATACTTTTCGGATTGTATAAACTGGTAACAAAATCGCCCATTGCGGCCGCTTTAATTCTTTTTTCTATTCTGTTCCATGGCGTCATTAAATCCGATAAAGAAATACAGCAAAAATCGTGACCTAACGGAGCGCCCAATTTACTTCCTGCAGCTAAAAAAGCAGAAACACCTGGTAAGGTTTCCAATTCAATATCATCGTGATTTTCTTTAGAAACAACTTCGTAAACAATAGCCGCCATAGCATAAATACTAGCATCTCCAGAACCAATAACAACAACATGTTTGTCTTCTTTAGCTTTTTCAATAGCTTTATGAGCTCTGGCTTCTTCTTTACCTAAAGGCATGGAGATGAGTTCTGCATCTTCTTTAAATAAAGTGGCTCCAAATTGAAAATAATAGTCATAACCAATAACCACATCTGCTTTTTCTAAAGCATTTTTAACTATGGGTAACATATAATCAATATCTCCAGGACCTAAACCTGCTACTGTTATTTTCATGATGTGATTTTTTTAATAATGATAAGAGAAAAATAAGGGATCTCTCTTTTATTTGCAGTTGTCCAATGGGTTGAGATAAATTGTTGATCGGTTCCTAAACGTTCGGCATAAGTGATACTATGCCTTTCTGTATCGATTACTGATGTGATAATATCTATTACCGATATTATTTTCATTAATACTACGGTGTCAAAATTATCTATAGCTTCTTGTAATTCTGCTTTGGTTTGTACACGCGGAATAACCACTACTTTTTCATTTTGTAAGCACAAAGGTATTTTACTTTCTGAAGCTAAATGCAAGTATGAACTAATACCAGGAATTAAATCTATTGCCAATTCATGCTCTTGTATTTTTTCTAACAAATAAGAAAAAGAACTGTACGTACTAATATCGCCTTCACTAACTATAGCAATGGATAATCCTTTTTTATAATCACTTAAAATGTGTTGAAACGTTGTTTCGTAAATAACTTTCGCTTGCTCGCGTTCCAAATCCATTTTTAAGTAGAAGCCTTCTAGTTTTTCGGCTTTTAAATCATAATTATTTAAAATTGATAACGAATAACTTTCTTTCCTACCATCTTTAAATAAAGATCCTGGATAGTATATTTTATCTGCTTGCTGTAATGCTTTTAAGCCTTTTAAAGTAATTAAATCAGGATCACCAGGACCTAAAGAAATACCACAAATTTTTCCTGTCATCATATTCCTAACCCTTTTTTAATTTTAGTAAATACACTACTTTTTTGACCTACTTTTTCATCTTCTTCAAACAAAAGACCTTTTACGCCTAAATGATGCCCTATTTGTTCTTTTCCTATTTCAGATTCTAGACCTACAATTTGCTTACGATATTTACACATTTGGCAATTCATATTTGCCGTACCGTTAATAGCTTCATCTAAACGCTCATCAAAAGCTTTTAAAATGAACTCATCACTACCAAAAGCTTGGGTGTATACATGCTCTAAAGGAGAAGTTTCGCTAAAATCTCTTATTTGCTTGTAAATACGTTCTAAAAGAATACCTGTAAAAAAGAAAAACGGAATGGCAATCGTGCGTTTGAATTCCATTTTACTAGTAAGTTCTAAACTTTTAGTAACGCTTGGATA from Algibacter sp. L1A34 includes these protein-coding regions:
- the cbiE gene encoding precorrin-6y C5,15-methyltransferase (decarboxylating) subunit CbiE: MIQNDKHIDFYLIGISNHPTPKLNEDVLELIKKSVAFSGGKRHYELVKSFLPKIHTWIEISGKMDVLIKKYSGFNSSIVIFTSGDPFFYGFGNTLQRLLPNAKLKAFPYFNSIQLLCHKIQTNYNNLKSISIHGRDWSALDEALINRNELIGLLTDNKKTPAVIAKRMLQYGFDNYSITIGEALDGNEEHIEQLDLSACTTKTHNALNCVLLKETTAKDKPFGIPDAAFIPLENRANMITKMPIRLSTISALALQNKNVFWDIGACTGSVAIEAKQQFPHLKIVAFEKRGACTTIIQQNAERFSTPGIEIIIDDFFNLNLNDFPMPDVVFIGGHGGRLKELIETVYQLNPLVRFVTNAVRETSSSVFIETLTDLNYAISTNSIQLNDHNKISIHTAEKQ
- the cobJ gene encoding precorrin-3B C(17)-methyltransferase is translated as MKITVAGLGPGDIDYMLPIVKNALEKADVVIGYDYYFQFGATLFKEDAELISMPLGKEEARAHKAIEKAKEDKHVVVIGSGDASIYAMAAIVYEVVSKENHDDIELETLPGVSAFLAAGSKLGAPLGHDFCCISLSDLMTPWNRIEKRIKAAAMGDFVTSLYNPKSIKRHWQLGRLQKIFLSERSPNTPVAIIRHVTRPEEALKITTLGEFNPEDVDMFCLVMIGNSQTYRFKDYLVTPRGYLNRKPHTGKEIQQESFRIVTEHIKDLLFSIADKWAITRVIHTTGILEDFNHYSATSKAIENWHHHLKNGGEIVTDVTMVQAGITKAFTKEFGNQIHCLLNDEDVQLLAKSENITRSQAGIRKAIEKHPNALYVVGNAPTALFEIVDQIRANNNFKPAGVVGVPVGFVNVLEAKEQLSQTNNTNWVIIEGNRGGSNVAAAIVNAAFTLPEASTYFKS
- the cobI gene encoding precorrin-2 C(20)-methyltransferase, with the protein product MMTGKICGISLGPGDPDLITLKGLKALQQADKIYYPGSLFKDGRKESYSLSILNNYDLKAEKLEGFYLKMDLEREQAKVIYETTFQHILSDYKKGLSIAIVSEGDISTYSSFSYLLEKIQEHELAIDLIPGISSYLHLASESKIPLCLQNEKVVVIPRVQTKAELQEAIDNFDTVVLMKIISVIDIITSVIDTERHSITYAERLGTDQQFISTHWTTANKREIPYFSLIIIKKITS
- the bluB gene encoding 5,6-dimethylbenzimidazole synthase, whose protein sequence is MNKFTPEHIETLEQIILARRDVRGNRFINKSIAKADLDKILFAGVNAPSVGFSQPWEFVVIKDLDIRNKVKDSFFEENEKAKTLFEGNKIDAYTQLKLEGIVESALNIAVFYKPSEHPVLGQTAMKEAGVYSVVCAIQNMWLMARALDIGLGWVSILNPDTIKTILKAPKDRQLIGYLCLGHVDEFYENPELERLQWEKRKNINDVVIKESYL